One Paenibacillus sp. FSL H7-0737 DNA segment encodes these proteins:
- the clpP gene encoding ATP-dependent Clp endopeptidase proteolytic subunit ClpP has product MSYIPMVVEQSNRGERAYDIYSRLLKDRIIFLGTEVNDVVANSIIAQMLFLAAEDPEKDIHLYVNSPGGSITAGMAIFDTMQYIKPDVSTICVGMAASMGAFLLNAGAKGKRFALPNSEIMIHQPLGGAQGQATDIEIRARRILKLRDKLNRILAERTGQPLERIEKDTDRDYFMTAADAAAYGIVDKVIEKTLPSGV; this is encoded by the coding sequence GTGAGTTATATTCCTATGGTAGTAGAACAGAGCAACCGCGGTGAGCGCGCTTATGACATCTATTCCCGCCTGCTGAAGGACCGCATCATTTTCCTTGGAACGGAGGTTAATGACGTGGTAGCCAATTCTATCATCGCACAAATGCTGTTCTTGGCTGCCGAAGATCCGGAGAAGGACATTCACCTTTACGTGAATAGCCCCGGCGGTTCCATTACTGCAGGTATGGCTATTTTTGATACAATGCAGTACATTAAACCGGACGTCTCCACCATCTGTGTGGGTATGGCAGCTTCTATGGGAGCTTTCCTACTTAACGCTGGCGCTAAAGGCAAACGCTTCGCACTGCCTAACAGTGAGATCATGATTCACCAACCTCTGGGTGGTGCTCAAGGTCAAGCAACGGATATCGAAATCCGTGCCCGTCGTATCCTCAAATTGCGTGATAAGTTGAATCGTATTCTTGCAGAACGTACGGGTCAACCGCTAGAACGTATTGAGAAGGATACAGATCGTGATTACTTCATGACTGCTGCAGATGCGGCAGCTTACGGTATCGTTGATAAAGTCATCGAGAAAACACTGCCTAGCGGTGTGTAA
- a CDS encoding sugar-binding transcriptional regulator, whose protein sequence is MRNLLDIQKQLLPDLMETLKRRYTILHQIMLSDIIGRRTLAASLDMTERVLRAETDLLKSQGLIEIESVGMRISAAGRRLLDLLEPVVKSLFGLDELEEKIRATYGLDKVIVVPGDCESSPFTKRELGRAGAKALLSVLRTDDIVAVTGGSTLADMADQLTPPLSLSYKNAWFVPARGGLGESMEIQANTIASTMAKRVGANYRLLHVPDLLSGDAYQSLALDSNIGEIVQIIRSSRIIVHGIGDAIEMTRRRKLDEATVSEIQGEGAVAESFGYYFNEDGQVVHTMLTMGLRLEDIVRTETVIGIAGGKPKAKAIHAMLRFGQENILVTDEAAAVEIGKEIDNQLQISS, encoded by the coding sequence ATGCGTAATTTATTAGATATCCAAAAGCAGCTTCTGCCTGATCTCATGGAAACCCTTAAGAGACGGTACACGATTCTTCATCAGATCATGCTGTCCGATATAATTGGGCGCAGAACGCTTGCCGCTTCGCTTGATATGACTGAGCGGGTACTGCGTGCCGAGACGGATCTTCTGAAATCGCAAGGGCTCATTGAGATCGAGAGCGTTGGCATGCGCATTAGCGCTGCTGGGCGTAGACTGCTTGATTTGCTAGAGCCGGTCGTTAAGAGCCTGTTTGGTCTGGATGAGCTGGAAGAGAAAATTCGGGCAACGTACGGTCTGGATAAAGTTATTGTGGTGCCGGGTGATTGTGAGTCATCGCCGTTCACCAAACGTGAGCTTGGCCGAGCGGGTGCAAAAGCGCTGCTCAGTGTACTTCGTACAGATGATATAGTTGCTGTCACAGGTGGATCAACGCTTGCCGATATGGCTGATCAACTGACACCGCCGTTATCCCTTTCCTATAAGAACGCTTGGTTTGTTCCGGCGCGTGGTGGATTAGGAGAGAGTATGGAGATTCAAGCCAATACGATTGCCTCAACAATGGCAAAGCGGGTAGGAGCGAATTACCGGTTGCTGCATGTACCTGATTTACTTAGTGGGGATGCCTACCAGTCACTAGCACTTGACTCTAATATTGGAGAGATTGTACAAATCATCCGCAGTTCGCGTATTATTGTACATGGGATTGGGGATGCCATTGAAATGACTCGCCGCCGCAAGCTGGATGAGGCAACTGTCTCAGAAATCCAGGGTGAGGGAGCCGTGGCTGAATCCTTTGGGTATTACTTTAACGAAGATGGTCAGGTTGTCCATACGATGCTTACGATGGGACTACGTCTAGAAGATATTGTTCGGACGGAGACAGTCATCGGTATTGCTGGAGGCAAACCAAAGGCCAAAGCCATTCATGCCATGCTGCGTTTCGGGCAGGAGAATATACTCGTCACCGACGAGGCTGCTGCTGTGGAAATCGGCAAGGAAATTGATAATCAGTTACAGATATCCTCGTAA
- the gap gene encoding type I glyceraldehyde-3-phosphate dehydrogenase, producing MSVKVGINGFGRIGRLAFRRIQNVEGIEVVAINDLTDAKMLAHLLKYDTTQGKFQGDVEVHDGFFKVNGKEVKVLANRNPEELPWGDLGVDIVLECTGFFTTKEAAEKHLKGGAKKVVISAPATGDMKTVVYNVNDDILDGTETVISGASCTTNCLAPMAKVLNDKFGIVEGLMTTIHAYTGDQNTLDAPHAKGDFRRARAAAENIIPNTTGAAKAIGLVIPELKGKLDGAAQRVPVATGSLTELVTVLDKSVTVEEINAAMKAASDPDTYGYTEDEIVSSDIKGMTFGSLFDATQTKVLTVGDKQLVKTVAWYDNEMSYTAQLVRTLEKFAKIAK from the coding sequence ATGAGTGTAAAAGTTGGAATTAACGGATTTGGACGTATTGGACGCCTTGCTTTCCGCCGTATTCAAAATGTAGAAGGTATCGAAGTGGTAGCAATCAACGACTTGACTGACGCTAAGATGCTTGCTCATTTGCTTAAATATGATACAACTCAAGGTAAATTCCAAGGTGATGTTGAAGTGCATGATGGCTTCTTCAAAGTCAATGGCAAAGAAGTTAAGGTTCTTGCTAACCGCAACCCTGAAGAATTGCCATGGGGCGACCTAGGCGTTGATATCGTACTTGAGTGCACAGGTTTCTTCACAACTAAAGAAGCAGCTGAAAAACACTTGAAAGGTGGAGCTAAGAAAGTAGTTATCTCCGCTCCAGCTACTGGCGACATGAAAACTGTCGTTTACAACGTTAACGATGACATTCTTGATGGTACTGAGACTGTTATTTCCGGCGCATCTTGCACAACGAACTGCCTAGCTCCAATGGCAAAAGTATTGAACGACAAGTTCGGTATCGTTGAAGGCTTGATGACTACAATTCACGCTTACACTGGTGACCAAAACACTTTGGATGCTCCACACGCTAAAGGTGACTTCAGACGCGCTCGTGCAGCAGCTGAGAACATCATTCCTAACACTACTGGTGCTGCTAAAGCAATCGGTCTTGTTATTCCAGAACTTAAAGGTAAATTGGATGGCGCGGCTCAACGTGTTCCAGTTGCAACTGGTTCCCTGACTGAGCTTGTAACTGTTCTTGATAAGAGCGTTACTGTTGAAGAAATCAACGCAGCAATGAAAGCAGCTTCCGATCCAGACACTTATGGTTACACTGAAGATGAAATCGTATCTTCCGATATCAAAGGTATGACTTTCGGATCCCTGTTCGATGCTACACAAACTAAAGTATTGACTGTTGGCGACAAACAACTCGTTAAGACTGTTGCTTGGTATGACAATGAAATGTCCTACACTGCACAATTGGTTCGTACTTTGGAGAAATTCGCTAAAATCGCTAAGTAA
- a CDS encoding phosphoglycerate kinase — MNKKSVRDVEVKGKRVFVRVDFNVPVEDGKITDDTRIRETLPTIKYLIENGAKIILASHMGRPKGQFVDSMRLTTAAERLSELLGKPVAKADEAVGEAVKAKIAELGEGDVLVLENVRFYPGEEKNDPELAKQFAELADLFVNDAFGAAHRAHASTEGIAHFLPAVSGLLMEKELTVLGKALTNPERPFTAIIGGSKVKDKIDVIDNLLSLADNVLIGGGLSYTFTKAQGFEIGKSLVDNDKLDVALGFIEKAKALGKNFMLPVDVVVADKFGADANTKIVNYNEIPEGWEGLDIGPKTRELYADIIKNSKLVVWNGPMGVFEIDKFAEGTLAVAKACATTEGYTVIGGGDSAAAAEKFHLADQMDHISTGGGASLEFMEGKALPGVEALNDK, encoded by the coding sequence ATGAACAAAAAGAGCGTCCGTGATGTAGAAGTAAAGGGTAAACGCGTATTTGTACGCGTGGATTTCAACGTACCTGTAGAAGACGGTAAGATTACTGATGATACTCGTATTCGCGAAACCCTTCCAACCATTAAATATTTGATTGAGAACGGTGCAAAGATCATTCTTGCGAGTCACATGGGTCGTCCTAAAGGTCAATTCGTAGATTCCATGCGTTTGACTACTGCTGCTGAGCGTCTGTCCGAGCTTCTTGGCAAACCAGTAGCTAAAGCTGACGAAGCTGTTGGCGAAGCTGTCAAAGCAAAAATTGCTGAGCTAGGCGAAGGCGACGTACTTGTACTTGAGAATGTTCGTTTCTACCCAGGCGAAGAAAAGAACGATCCTGAATTGGCTAAACAATTCGCTGAACTGGCTGATTTGTTCGTCAATGATGCGTTTGGTGCGGCTCACCGTGCACATGCATCGACAGAAGGTATCGCTCATTTCTTACCAGCTGTATCCGGTCTTTTGATGGAGAAAGAATTGACCGTTCTTGGTAAAGCTCTTACTAACCCAGAACGTCCTTTCACTGCGATCATCGGTGGTTCGAAAGTTAAAGACAAGATTGATGTTATTGATAACTTGTTGTCTTTGGCTGATAACGTCCTGATCGGCGGTGGATTGTCTTATACATTCACTAAAGCACAAGGCTTTGAAATCGGTAAGTCACTTGTAGACAACGACAAACTTGACGTTGCTCTTGGATTCATCGAAAAAGCTAAAGCACTTGGCAAAAACTTCATGCTTCCTGTTGATGTTGTGGTTGCTGATAAATTCGGTGCTGATGCTAACACTAAGATCGTTAATTACAATGAAATCCCAGAAGGTTGGGAAGGACTTGATATCGGACCTAAGACTCGTGAACTTTATGCCGATATTATCAAGAACTCCAAGCTGGTTGTCTGGAATGGACCTATGGGCGTATTCGAAATCGATAAATTCGCTGAAGGTACACTTGCAGTAGCAAAAGCTTGTGCAACAACTGAAGGTTACACTGTTATTGGCGGCGGAGATTCCGCAGCAGCAGCAGAAAAATTCCACCTGGCTGACCAAATGGATCACATCTCCACTGGTGGCGGTGCATCCCTTGAGTTCATGGAAGGCAAGGCGCTTCCTGGCGTAGAAGCACTGAACGACAAGTAA
- the tpiA gene encoding triose-phosphate isomerase — MRTPIIAGNWKMFKTVPEAESFIADIKGKAEVEGVETVICAPFTNLPALVAAAKGTDIKIGAQNLHFEDNGAYTGEISGVMLSDLGVDYVIIGHSERRAYFGETDEIVNKKMHAAFRHGITPIVCVGEKLEEREADQTKAVCKVQTEAAFQGLSAEQAAKVVIAYEPIWAIGTGKSSTSQDANEVIAYIRSLVKDLYDVATAEAVRIQYGGSVKPENVTEYMGQSDIDGALVGGASLQPASFVQLVEGAK, encoded by the coding sequence ATGAGAACACCAATTATTGCGGGTAACTGGAAGATGTTCAAAACAGTTCCTGAAGCAGAAAGCTTTATTGCTGACATCAAAGGCAAAGCAGAAGTAGAAGGCGTTGAGACTGTAATCTGCGCCCCATTTACTAACCTGCCTGCACTTGTAGCAGCTGCAAAAGGTACAGACATCAAGATTGGCGCACAGAACCTGCACTTTGAAGATAACGGTGCTTACACAGGAGAAATCAGTGGTGTAATGCTTAGCGATCTTGGCGTAGACTATGTAATCATTGGTCACTCAGAGCGTCGTGCTTATTTTGGCGAAACAGATGAAATCGTGAATAAGAAAATGCATGCTGCATTCCGTCACGGTATCACTCCAATCGTATGTGTTGGCGAAAAGCTCGAAGAGCGTGAAGCTGATCAAACTAAAGCAGTATGTAAAGTACAAACTGAAGCTGCATTCCAAGGACTTAGTGCCGAGCAAGCAGCAAAAGTTGTCATTGCATACGAACCTATCTGGGCTATTGGCACAGGTAAATCTTCCACTTCCCAAGATGCTAACGAAGTTATTGCTTACATCCGCAGTCTTGTAAAAGATTTGTATGATGTTGCAACAGCTGAAGCTGTTCGTATTCAATACGGCGGCAGCGTGAAGCCTGAGAATGTAACTGAGTACATGGGCCAAAGCGACATCGATGGTGCGCTTGTTGGCGGTGCCAGCTTGCAGCCTGCTTCCTTCGTTCAATTGGTTGAGGGGGCGAAGTAA
- the gpmI gene encoding 2,3-bisphosphoglycerate-independent phosphoglycerate mutase, with product MSAPRPVALIIMDGFGLRGTSEGNAVAQANKPNYDRYLKQYPNTTLTACGEAVGLPEGQMGNSEVGHLNIGAGRIVYQDLTRIDKSIREGEFFDNETLVAAVRNAKNTGKKLHLYALVSDGGVHSHINHLFAMLDLAKKEDMHEVYIHAFMDGRDVPPDSGKKFVQDLVAKIEEVGVGTIATVSGRYYAMDRDKRWDRVEKAYRAMVYGEGPKYTDALQAITASYSNSVFDEFVEPSVIVDSEGKPVTAVESGDSVVFLNFRPDRAIQLSQVFTNQDFRGFDRGPLFPQDLHFVCLTTFSETVQGYVAYSPKNLDNTLGEVLVQHNKKQLRIAETEKYPHVTFFFSGGRDEELPGETRILINSPKVATYDLQPEMSAYEVAAACVAEIEAERQDAIILNFANPDMVGHSGMLEPTIKAVEVTDECVGKVVDAVVAKGGVAIIIADHGNADMVFDENGRPFTAHTTNPVPFILTDENVVLRDRGILADVAPTILDLMGIPQPAEMTGQSMIASRK from the coding sequence ATGTCAGCTCCAAGACCTGTAGCTTTGATCATCATGGATGGTTTCGGTTTGCGTGGAACATCTGAAGGTAACGCCGTTGCTCAAGCTAACAAACCTAACTATGACCGTTACTTGAAACAATATCCTAATACTACCCTTACTGCTTGTGGTGAAGCTGTTGGTCTTCCAGAAGGCCAAATGGGCAACTCTGAAGTAGGGCACTTAAATATTGGTGCAGGACGGATTGTATACCAGGATTTGACTCGTATCGATAAATCGATCCGTGAGGGCGAATTCTTCGATAATGAAACACTGGTAGCCGCAGTTAGAAATGCTAAGAACACAGGTAAAAAGCTTCATCTTTACGCGCTTGTATCCGACGGAGGGGTACATAGCCATATTAATCACCTGTTTGCTATGCTTGACCTGGCTAAGAAAGAAGATATGCACGAAGTGTATATCCATGCTTTCATGGATGGCCGGGACGTACCTCCAGATAGTGGTAAGAAGTTTGTTCAAGATCTGGTTGCTAAGATTGAAGAAGTTGGAGTAGGTACAATTGCAACGGTATCCGGGCGTTATTACGCAATGGACCGTGACAAACGTTGGGATCGTGTAGAAAAAGCTTATCGTGCTATGGTTTATGGCGAAGGACCGAAATACACAGATGCTCTGCAAGCTATCACTGCTTCTTATTCAAATTCCGTATTCGACGAATTCGTTGAACCTAGCGTGATTGTAGACAGTGAAGGCAAGCCGGTAACGGCAGTAGAGAGCGGCGATTCCGTCGTGTTCCTCAACTTCCGCCCTGACCGTGCTATTCAGTTGTCACAAGTGTTCACGAATCAAGATTTCCGTGGTTTCGACCGGGGTCCTTTGTTCCCGCAAGACTTGCACTTCGTATGCCTGACTACTTTCAGTGAAACGGTACAAGGTTATGTAGCCTATTCACCGAAGAACCTGGATAACACATTGGGTGAAGTACTTGTGCAACACAACAAGAAGCAACTGCGCATCGCGGAAACTGAGAAGTATCCGCACGTAACGTTCTTCTTCAGTGGTGGACGTGATGAGGAACTTCCAGGAGAAACTCGTATCTTGATCAACTCTCCTAAAGTGGCAACCTATGATCTTCAACCCGAGATGAGTGCTTACGAAGTGGCTGCAGCCTGCGTAGCAGAAATCGAAGCGGAAAGACAGGATGCTATTATCCTTAACTTTGCAAACCCTGATATGGTTGGACACTCCGGTATGCTGGAGCCAACAATCAAGGCTGTAGAGGTAACTGATGAGTGTGTAGGTAAAGTAGTGGACGCAGTAGTTGCCAAGGGTGGCGTTGCGATCATTATCGCCGATCACGGTAATGCAGACATGGTATTTGATGAGAACGGTCGTCCGTTCACAGCTCATACCACTAACCCGGTTCCGTTCATCCTTACGGATGAAAATGTTGTATTGCGCGATCGCGGTATCCTTGCTGATGTAGCACCAACCATTCTGGATCTGATGGGAATTCCGCAACCTGCGGAAATGACTGGTCAATCCATGATCGCTAGTCGCAAATAA
- the eno gene encoding phosphopyruvate hydratase, with translation MTIISDVYAREVLDSRGNPTVEVDVYLESGAKGRAIVPSGASTGAHEAVELRDGDKSRYMGKGVLKAVENVNEIIAPEVIGMDALDQVGIDKLMITLDGTHNKGKLGANAILAVSMAVARAAAAALDIPLYVYLGGFNAKTLPVPMMNIINGGEHADNNIDVQEFMVLPVGAPSFKEALRTGAEIFHNLKSVLQSKGLNTAVGDEGGFAPNLGSNEEAITTIIEAIEKAGYKPGVDVFLGMDVASTEFYKDGKYTLAGEGKSYTSAEYVDLLASWVEKYPIITIEDGMSEDDWDGWKLLTEKLGDKVQLVGDDLFVTNTERLATGIEKGIGNSILVKVNQIGTLTETFDAIEMAKRAGYTAVISHRSGESEDSTIADIAVATNAGQIKTGAPSRTDRVAKYNQLLRIEDELGELAQYNGLKSFYNLKR, from the coding sequence ATGACTATTATTTCTGATGTTTATGCTCGCGAAGTCCTTGACTCCCGTGGTAACCCTACTGTAGAGGTTGACGTTTATCTTGAATCCGGTGCTAAAGGCCGCGCTATCGTTCCTTCCGGTGCTTCCACTGGCGCTCATGAAGCTGTAGAGCTTCGTGATGGCGACAAATCCCGTTACATGGGTAAAGGCGTTCTGAAAGCTGTTGAGAACGTAAATGAAATCATCGCTCCAGAAGTTATTGGTATGGACGCTCTTGACCAAGTGGGCATCGACAAATTGATGATCACTTTGGACGGAACTCATAACAAAGGTAAATTGGGCGCTAACGCAATCCTAGCTGTATCCATGGCCGTAGCTCGTGCAGCTGCAGCAGCATTGGATATTCCTTTGTACGTATACCTGGGCGGATTCAACGCTAAAACTCTTCCAGTACCAATGATGAACATCATCAATGGTGGTGAGCATGCGGACAACAACATCGACGTTCAAGAGTTTATGGTTCTTCCTGTAGGAGCTCCAAGCTTCAAAGAAGCTCTTCGTACAGGTGCTGAAATCTTCCACAACTTGAAATCCGTACTTCAATCCAAAGGCCTGAACACAGCTGTTGGTGACGAAGGTGGTTTCGCACCAAACCTTGGTTCGAATGAAGAAGCAATCACTACAATTATCGAAGCTATCGAAAAAGCTGGTTACAAACCAGGCGTTGACGTATTCTTGGGTATGGACGTTGCTTCCACTGAGTTCTACAAAGACGGTAAATACACACTTGCTGGCGAAGGTAAATCTTACACTTCCGCTGAGTATGTTGACCTTCTTGCTTCATGGGTTGAGAAATACCCAATCATCACAATCGAAGACGGTATGTCCGAAGACGACTGGGATGGTTGGAAATTGCTTACTGAAAAATTGGGAGACAAAGTTCAATTGGTTGGTGACGACTTGTTCGTTACAAACACTGAGCGTCTTGCAACAGGTATCGAAAAAGGTATCGGTAACTCCATCTTGGTTAAAGTTAACCAAATTGGTACATTGACTGAAACTTTCGATGCTATCGAAATGGCTAAACGTGCTGGTTACACAGCAGTTATCTCTCACCGTTCCGGTGAATCCGAAGATAGCACAATCGCTGACATCGCTGTTGCGACTAACGCTGGTCAAATCAAAACAGGTGCTCCTTCCCGTACAGACCGTGTTGCTAAATACAACCAATTGCTTCGCATCGAAGACGAGTTGGGTGAATTGGCTCAATACAACGGCCTGAAATCCTTCTACAACCTTAAAAGATAA
- the secG gene encoding preprotein translocase subunit SecG, with product MDIFLKVVLLIFSVGLIAVVLLQKGKSAGLSGAISGGAEHLFGKTKARGMELVLQRVTVGLAAGFFIMAILAAVFID from the coding sequence ATGGATATCTTTTTGAAAGTTGTGCTCCTGATTTTTTCCGTCGGTCTTATTGCGGTCGTTCTTCTGCAAAAGGGGAAAAGCGCGGGTCTTTCCGGTGCCATCTCCGGTGGTGCTGAGCATCTCTTTGGTAAAACAAAAGCTCGTGGTATGGAACTCGTACTACAACGTGTAACAGTTGGACTTGCTGCAGGATTCTTCATTATGGCGATTCTAGCTGCTGTTTTCATTGACTAA
- the rnr gene encoding ribonuclease R: MITQEILLDFMRETAYKPMTYEELVSHFALEDSTGFKKFEELLIELEQDGRIVLTRNARYGVPERMDLLRGRLQAHAKGFAFLIPDDRDHPDVYIHANDLKGAMNGDIVLIRITSKSPSGGRMEGEVERIVKRGVLQTVGVFQNLETYGFVLPDDKRINRDIFIPKQSFMGAVDGQKVVVRIVNYPEGRSAAEGEIIEILGHKDDPGVDILSIIRKHQLPEAFPAEVMNEADNAPDSITEEEIAEQGRRDLRGLNIVTIDGEDAKDLDDAVNVQRLENGNYKLGVHIADVGYYVRESSELDKEAYDRGCSVYLVDRVIPMLPHRLSNGICSLNPQVDRLTMSCEMEFNEHMKVVKHDVFTSVIRTKERMTYSNVRKILEDEDAELLERYSPLIDDFRLMKELAMKLRDARMRRGAVDFDFEESKIIVDENGKAVDIVKRERSVAEQIIEEFMLAANETVAEHFHWLKVPFLYRIHEDPDPEKLQNFMAFAANFGYHVKGRGNSVHPRALQDLLEQIQGTKEQTVISTMMLRSMKQAKYDAESTGHFGLAAEYYSHFTSPIRRYPDLVIHRVMREVIENGGALSQKRHDYLAGRMPDIAQQSSERERVAVEAERDTEQLKKAEYMQDKVGEEFEAMVSSVTSFGMFIELDNTVEGLIRLSAMSDDYYHFDEAHMALIGERTSRVFRIGDEVKIRVAKVNMDDHTIDFELVDMKPRAPGEHRGGGFGGGRGGKGGRPGSGGFKAPAGGKGGAGSKGRGGKGKPGAAVGAGKGKPGAGVRVGEAAGVGAPGGRGKRKRGRDAGEDASRVIAAPGGSTGAERGGEAGNAGAPRERSGGRGRGGDNGGAGGGRGISFGFGSGKGGYGAPASDSSGGEVRGLDGSTKFRSREDRGGNFGGGEGRSGAPTGKGRRKKKNKSGVFIGQSVTPGNVQTSEQAASKRSDTTGSAPDGAPRKRKKK; encoded by the coding sequence ATGATAACACAAGAAATATTACTCGATTTCATGCGGGAAACTGCATATAAACCAATGACTTATGAAGAGCTGGTGAGCCATTTTGCTCTAGAAGATAGCACAGGGTTTAAAAAGTTCGAGGAACTACTAATTGAATTAGAGCAGGACGGAAGAATTGTATTAACTCGTAATGCACGTTATGGCGTGCCGGAACGAATGGATTTACTGCGAGGCCGGTTACAGGCTCATGCGAAAGGCTTCGCTTTTCTTATCCCGGATGATCGTGATCATCCTGACGTATATATCCATGCGAATGATCTTAAGGGAGCTATGAATGGTGATATCGTCCTTATCCGTATTACCTCTAAAAGTCCGTCCGGCGGACGTATGGAAGGCGAAGTTGAGCGCATTGTAAAACGGGGAGTATTGCAGACGGTTGGCGTATTTCAAAATCTGGAGACCTATGGCTTTGTGCTGCCTGATGATAAACGGATTAACCGCGATATTTTTATTCCGAAGCAATCCTTCATGGGGGCGGTAGACGGTCAAAAGGTCGTTGTACGTATCGTGAATTATCCAGAAGGCCGATCAGCGGCAGAGGGTGAAATTATTGAGATCCTCGGACATAAGGATGATCCAGGAGTCGATATTCTATCTATTATCCGTAAGCATCAGCTGCCAGAGGCCTTTCCGGCTGAAGTGATGAACGAAGCGGACAACGCTCCGGATTCAATCACAGAAGAGGAAATTGCTGAGCAGGGACGTCGCGACTTGCGCGGACTAAACATTGTCACGATTGATGGTGAGGATGCTAAGGACCTGGATGATGCGGTTAATGTTCAGCGACTGGAGAACGGAAACTACAAGCTAGGCGTGCATATTGCGGATGTAGGTTATTACGTACGCGAGAGCTCTGAGCTCGATAAAGAAGCCTATGATCGGGGCTGTAGTGTGTACTTGGTGGATCGGGTGATTCCGATGCTGCCTCACCGTTTGTCTAACGGTATTTGTAGTTTGAATCCACAGGTAGACCGCTTAACGATGTCCTGCGAGATGGAATTTAACGAACACATGAAGGTCGTGAAGCACGATGTCTTTACAAGTGTGATTCGCACCAAGGAAAGAATGACTTATTCCAATGTCCGCAAAATTTTGGAGGATGAAGACGCTGAATTGCTGGAGCGCTATAGTCCATTAATTGATGATTTCCGTCTCATGAAAGAATTGGCGATGAAGCTGCGTGATGCACGGATGCGGCGAGGCGCGGTTGATTTTGATTTTGAAGAAAGCAAAATCATCGTAGATGAGAACGGCAAGGCTGTAGATATTGTGAAGCGTGAGCGTTCTGTAGCTGAGCAGATTATCGAGGAATTTATGCTCGCGGCGAATGAAACAGTTGCGGAGCATTTTCACTGGTTGAAGGTTCCGTTCCTTTACCGGATTCATGAAGATCCAGATCCAGAGAAGCTGCAGAATTTTATGGCTTTTGCAGCTAATTTCGGATATCACGTGAAGGGACGTGGCAATTCGGTTCATCCACGTGCTTTGCAGGATCTGTTGGAGCAAATCCAAGGGACTAAAGAACAGACCGTTATTAGCACAATGATGTTACGCTCCATGAAGCAGGCGAAATATGATGCGGAGAGCACAGGCCATTTCGGACTGGCTGCGGAATACTATTCCCACTTCACTTCGCCGATTCGCCGTTACCCCGATCTGGTCATTCACCGCGTAATGCGTGAAGTGATTGAGAATGGAGGGGCGCTGAGCCAAAAACGACATGATTATTTGGCCGGCCGGATGCCTGACATTGCTCAGCAGTCCTCGGAGCGTGAGCGTGTAGCGGTAGAAGCAGAACGCGATACAGAACAGCTGAAGAAAGCTGAATACATGCAGGATAAAGTAGGCGAGGAATTCGAGGCAATGGTCAGCAGTGTGACCAGCTTCGGAATGTTCATCGAGCTGGACAATACCGTCGAAGGCCTTATTCGTCTCAGCGCTATGAGCGACGATTATTATCACTTCGACGAGGCCCATATGGCGCTCATCGGCGAGCGCACATCACGGGTGTTCCGTATTGGCGACGAGGTGAAAATTCGAGTCGCCAAGGTAAACATGGATGACCACACGATCGATTTCGAGTTGGTCGACATGAAACCACGCGCGCCAGGTGAGCATCGCGGCGGTGGTTTTGGAGGCGGCCGCGGTGGCAAAGGCGGCCGTCCAGGTAGCGGCGGCTTCAAGGCGCCAGCCGGGGGTAAAGGCGGCGCGGGCAGCAAGGGCCGCGGCGGTAAAGGCAAGCCCGGCGCTGCTGTAGGCGCGGGCAAGGGCAAGCCGGGCGCTGGTGTGCGCGTCGGCGAAGCGGCCGGTGTTGGAGCACCGGGCGGACGCGGAAAGCGGAAGCGCGGGCGTGATGCCGGCGAGGATGCGAGCCGGGTAATTGCGGCGCCGGGCGGAAGCACCGGCGCAGAGCGCGGGGGCGAAGCCGGCAACGCAGGCGCGCCACGTGAGCGCAGCGGCGGGCGAGGCCGCGGCGGTGACAACGGCGGTGCCGGTGGTGGACGCGGCATCAGCTTCGGCTTTGGCTCCGGCAAAGGCGGATACGGCGCTCCTGCGTCTGACTCTTCCGGCGGCGAGGTCCGCGGCCTGGACGGCAGCACGAAGTTCCGTAGCCGAGAGGACCGCGGCGGTAACTTTGGCGGTGGAGAAGGCCGTAGCGGCGCTCCAACAGGTAAAGGTCGCCGGAAAAAGAAGAACAAAAGCGGTGTGTTCATCGGTCAATCCGTGACACCGGGCAACGTTCAGACGTCGGAACAAGCCGCTTCTAAACGTAGTGACACTACAGGCAGCGCTCCAGACGGAGCTCCTCGTAAGAGAAAGAAGAAATAA